From Gossypium arboreum isolate Shixiya-1 unplaced genomic scaffold, ASM2569848v2 Contig00299, whole genome shotgun sequence, one genomic window encodes:
- the LOC108452364 gene encoding F-box protein CPR1-like, giving the protein MQRPRFELPEALVMEILSKLPVKSLTRFNCVCKYWCSSFQTPLFISNNYHNNLENNNLNLLLSRCDGNTFQPYFSQLSTEKDQNYIVKQNIHLPFFKNDVPCVYGACHGLFCLLDPSNDKAAIWNPSTREFKILPPSSIQRPPYFSYFEETYLTLEDVSFNHAAFGFDSITDDYKVIRFVTLTYVNSEEEYPYPHSMCQVELYSLRSNS; this is encoded by the coding sequence ATGCAGAGGCCCAGATTTGAATTGCCAGAAGCTTTGGTTATGGAAATTCTGTCAAAGCTTCCAGTTAAATCCCTTACTCGCTTCAACTGTGTTTGTAAGTATTGGTGTTCTTCTTTTCAAACTCCTCTTTTCATTTCCAATAATTATCACAACAACCTTGAAAACAACAACCTTAATCTACTTCTTAGTCGCTGTGATGGTAACACCTTCCAACCTTATTTCTCTCAACTTTCAACTGAAAAAGATCAAAATTATATTGTAAAACAAAACATTCACTTGCCCTTTTTTAAGAATGATGTCCCCTGTGTTTATGGTGCTTGTCATGGATTATTTTGTTTACTTGATCCTTCAAATGATAAGGCTGCCATTTGGAACCCATCAACCAGAGAGTTTAAAATCCTTCCACCATCTTCAATCCAACGCCCTCCATATTTTTCCTATTTCGAAGAAACCTACCTTACTTTAGAAGACGTTTCTTTTAACCACGCTGCTTTTGGGTTTGATTCTATAACTGATGACTACAAAGTCATACGATTTGTTACTCTTACTTATGTTAATAGTGAAGAAGAATATCCATATCCTCATTCTATGTGCCAAGTTGAGTTGTATTCTCTTAGAAGTAATTCCTGA
- the LOC128288829 gene encoding uncharacterized protein LOC128288829 produces the protein MTGAYLDFRGLILSFDVGNEKFSILPIPESVGSFPEYYVDLLVFNGSLGAIVYPSERIDTSFDLWVTSEGVWTKQFNIKSISGVVNPLGFGKNGDLFLRDTNDEVLLFDASTQELKELEINTYLDHFRFAISLHAYLESLVRINGIQEVEKHIIRQPTRDALNEY, from the coding sequence ATGACAGGGGCATATCTTGATTTTAGAGGACTAATTCTTTCATTTGACGTGGGGAATGAGAAGTTCTCAATTTTACCTATTCCAGAATCCGTTGGGTCTTTCCCAGAATACTATGTCGATCTATTGGTGTTTAATGGATCACTTGGTGCTATTGTTTACCCATCGGAAAGAATTGACACGTCTTTTGATTTATGGGTTACAAGTGAAGGAGTGTGGACTAAACAATTCAATATTAAATCCATTTCTGGAGTTGTAAACCCATTGGGATTTGGAAAAAATGGTGACTTGTTTCTTAGAGACACAAATGATGAAGTGCTCCTATTTGACGCCTCCACCCAAGAGCTTAAGGAGCTTGAGATTAATACTTATCTAGATCATTTTCGGTTTGCCATCTCCCTTCATGCTTATTTAGAGAGCCTGGTTCGTATCAATGGAATACAAGAAGTTGAGAAACATATAATACGTCAACCAACGAGAGATGCATTAAATGAATACTGA